From a single Gimesia fumaroli genomic region:
- a CDS encoding helix-turn-helix transcriptional regulator — MKKSSKNKRGSGSGRVRDGKQQGKDAMRDAKSGTAVSPATDSGNRWTFLTNHAHVLIVLHREPSIVLREVALKVGITERAVQRIIQDLEEEGFVKREKIGRRNHYEVLTDQPLRHAIEKHKSIGDLLNLVSE, encoded by the coding sequence ATGAAAAAATCGTCAAAAAATAAACGCGGGAGTGGTTCCGGCAGAGTCAGAGACGGAAAACAGCAAGGGAAAGACGCGATGCGCGACGCGAAATCAGGAACAGCAGTGAGTCCTGCGACGGATTCCGGAAACCGTTGGACCTTCCTGACCAATCATGCACACGTTCTGATCGTGTTGCATCGCGAACCCTCGATTGTGTTGCGGGAAGTCGCTTTAAAAGTCGGCATAACAGAGCGCGCCGTCCAGCGGATCATCCAGGATCTGGAAGAAGAAGGATTCGTTAAACGAGAGAAAATAGGCCGTCGGAATCACTACGAAGTCCTGACGGATCAACCGTTACGGCATGCCATTGAAAAGCACAAATCGATTGGTGACCTGTTGAATCTGGTTTCGGAGTAA
- a CDS encoding sulfatase family protein: protein MRIILLILICCSPLTSLSELSAAPEKPNRPNVVIILADDMGYGDVTALNSKSRIPTPHLDQLARQSLVFTDAHAAGSYCVPSRYGLLTGRYMWRTRLGSGGNLANFAGTLIEPGRKTIADLLETAGYQTALVGKWHQGLDWKLHDESEREQIRVDPNYQNFQNIDFTSPALKGPKDYGFAYSFGTAGSAEMNPAAFIENNRVTVIPTLTSAQAKKKHGEWFGRDDNIVAEGYTMDRLVPTLSNKACEFIETATRTHPDQPFFLYYAMTTPHNPIVPNEPFIGKSRAGTYGDFVVELDHHVGRLLKKLDELGIAEDTLVIFTSDNGPVDRTKGYRQRWVRGDTQIYGHDSNGPCTGWKGGLEEGGHRVPFLVRWPATIKAGEQCSTTIVFNDVLPTLAELLSVKLDDNTAEDGQSFYKALTGEARPVSFHEAIVHNHHNGTFALRQGPFKLTVRGPKTIAEVLDENVPVTFTLYDLDQDIEETTDVSGKHPQQIKEMHALLKQYVKEGRSNGGR from the coding sequence ATGCGAATTATCTTACTGATCCTGATCTGTTGCTCGCCCCTGACGTCACTATCAGAGCTTTCCGCAGCGCCTGAGAAACCGAACCGGCCTAACGTGGTGATCATTCTCGCCGATGACATGGGCTATGGCGATGTGACCGCGCTCAATAGCAAGAGCCGGATTCCGACGCCGCATCTGGATCAGCTGGCGCGGCAGAGTCTGGTGTTTACTGATGCCCACGCCGCGGGTTCGTATTGTGTTCCCTCCCGCTACGGTTTGCTCACCGGTCGTTATATGTGGCGGACCCGGCTGGGGTCGGGGGGCAACCTCGCGAATTTTGCCGGCACACTGATTGAGCCGGGACGCAAGACGATCGCTGACTTGCTTGAAACAGCCGGCTATCAAACCGCGCTGGTCGGCAAATGGCATCAGGGGCTCGACTGGAAGCTGCACGACGAAAGTGAGCGGGAACAGATTCGCGTCGATCCTAATTACCAGAATTTCCAGAACATTGACTTTACTTCGCCCGCACTGAAGGGGCCGAAAGATTATGGGTTTGCCTACTCGTTCGGCACCGCCGGTTCCGCGGAGATGAACCCGGCGGCGTTCATTGAGAATAATCGGGTCACCGTGATTCCCACGCTCACTTCCGCGCAGGCAAAGAAAAAGCACGGCGAATGGTTTGGCCGGGATGACAATATCGTCGCCGAGGGTTATACGATGGACCGTCTCGTGCCGACGCTTTCAAACAAGGCCTGTGAATTCATCGAAACGGCGACTCGTACGCACCCCGATCAGCCGTTCTTTTTGTATTATGCGATGACGACGCCCCACAATCCGATTGTGCCCAACGAACCATTCATCGGCAAAAGCCGCGCCGGCACGTATGGCGATTTCGTCGTCGAACTCGATCACCACGTCGGCAGGCTGCTCAAGAAACTCGATGAACTCGGCATTGCAGAGGACACGCTGGTGATCTTCACCAGCGACAATGGCCCCGTCGATCGGACGAAGGGATATCGACAGCGCTGGGTCCGCGGCGATACACAAATTTATGGCCACGACAGCAACGGCCCCTGTACCGGCTGGAAGGGGGGCCTCGAAGAGGGGGGACACCGGGTGCCTTTTCTTGTTCGCTGGCCGGCGACGATCAAGGCGGGCGAACAGTGTTCGACTACGATTGTCTTCAACGATGTCCTGCCCACACTGGCAGAGCTGTTAAGCGTCAAGCTGGACGACAACACCGCAGAAGACGGGCAGAGTTTCTACAAGGCGTTAACTGGTGAAGCACGGCCCGTCTCGTTTCATGAAGCCATCGTGCACAATCACCACAACGGCACTTTCGCACTCCGCCAGGGACCTTTCAAACTGACAGTCCGCGGCCCGAAAACGATTGCTGAGGTTCTGGACGAAAATGTCCCGGTCACCTTCACGCTGTATGATCTGGATCAAGACATCGAAGAAACCACCGATGTTTCCGGTAAGCATCCACAGCAGATCAAAGAAATGCATGCCTTGCTCAAACAATACGTGAAAGAGGGGCGCAGCAACGGCGGGCGATGA
- a CDS encoding VOC family protein, producing the protein MQLDPFHLAFQVRDIAEARAFYGGLLGCSEGRSDETWVDFNFFGHQVVCHLNPAIGPEGSVAAHVNPVDGHGVPVPHFGVVLTMDRWQALAETLRENEIQFVIEPYIRFKGQPGEQATMFFLDPSGNALEFKAFRDVENQLFAT; encoded by the coding sequence ATGCAGCTCGATCCTTTTCACCTTGCATTTCAAGTGCGTGACATTGCTGAAGCCCGGGCCTTTTATGGCGGTCTGCTTGGCTGTAGTGAAGGCCGCAGTGACGAGACCTGGGTGGACTTCAATTTTTTCGGGCATCAGGTGGTTTGTCACTTGAATCCGGCGATTGGTCCGGAAGGATCTGTGGCCGCACACGTCAATCCCGTTGATGGTCACGGCGTTCCCGTCCCGCATTTCGGCGTGGTCCTCACGATGGATCGCTGGCAGGCTCTGGCGGAAACATTACGTGAGAACGAAATTCAATTCGTAATCGAACCTTACATTCGCTTTAAGGGACAGCCGGGAGAGCAGGCCACGATGTTCTTTCTCGACCCCAGCGGCAACGCCCTCGAATTCAAAGCGTTTCGCGATGTGGAAAATCAATTGTTCGCGACGTGA
- a CDS encoding IS5 family transposase (programmed frameshift): MTRVSRPATGRNITGSRTEPKPQLSDEQWLLIKDLFPEPPANAAGGRPRVAARECLEGILWVLRTGARWKDLPTFLPSPSTCWRRFKEWTEDGVFLEAWQRLLEHLDRRKLVVWSEAFGDGTFCPAKKGAPDVGKTKRGKGTKLMLLVDGNGLPLALDRTSASPAEVKLIESLLDQRILPRDPDRLIYDRAADSDPLRTQLAERKIELICPHRKNRVKPATQDGRALRRYQRRWKVERTISWLFNFRRLVVRYERYSHLFLGFAQLACVFTLLNKL, translated from the exons ATGACCCGCGTGTCCCGACCTGCCACAGGTCGCAACATAACCGGGTCCAGGACGGAACCAAAACCACAACTCTCGGACGAGCAATGGCTTCTGATCAAAGATCTGTTTCCAGAACCACCGGCAAACGCAGCCGGAGGGCGGCCCAGAGTGGCTGCCCGCGAGTGCCTCGAAGGAATCCTTTGGGTATTAAGGACTGGTGCCCGATGGAAAGATTTACCAACATTTTTACCATCGCCCAGCACCTGCTGGCGTCGTTTCAAGGAATGGACCGAAGACGGTGTGTTCCTGGAAGCGTGGCAGCGATTACTCGAACACCTCGATCGCCGGAAGCTGGTAGTCTGGTCGGAAGCGTTCGGGGATGGCACATTTTGCCCTGCAAAAAAAGGGGCGC CCGATGTCGGCAAGACAAAACGGGGAAAGGGAACCAAGCTTATGCTGCTGGTCGACGGGAACGGACTCCCTCTCGCTCTGGATCGTACCAGTGCCTCGCCGGCAGAGGTGAAGTTGATTGAGTCCCTGCTGGACCAGCGCATTTTGCCACGCGACCCTGATCGCCTGATTTATGATCGTGCGGCCGACAGCGATCCCCTGCGCACACAATTGGCGGAACGGAAGATAGAGCTGATCTGTCCGCATCGCAAGAACCGTGTAAAACCAGCGACGCAGGATGGGCGTGCATTGCGGCGATATCAACGCCGTTGGAAAGTCGAACGCACCATCAGTTGGTTGTTCAACTTTCGTCGCCTGGTAGTACGGTATGAAAGATACAGTCATTTGTTTTTAGGATTCGCACAACTCGCGTGCGTGTTCACCTTACTTAATAAGTTATGA
- a CDS encoding YbcC family protein, which produces MSEMKSESSYFPLPNLINRTSSRQRYLIEQISEALKVVSQVVSPVSPLKDYVAINPYHGISERSFLNARNYLRIFSDCETLMPLKYYAEEFRSGHFGIEQIQTAVEELESTKIRTHQIPSAEKIVELLQSLDEQDHSPDELKQKYDRPVRTLSEMLDQNSQRNWTEMIRDEISKYCAMHYDQGEAVWGSPWKELTLYQSWRSAAVYDRNLEFQGLTGLCRYISQLPHTPEAAMISSLKSLNVPPALWETYLLCQAFSIPGWSAWVKNQSEESGIEDPLCNDLAGLLAMRLAYDAALSKARAFEVNWGNYAKNRPVSFKLPSDTQDNELLRYTLLRASEIAFRDQLLQGLAAQTETAIRDSESPTHPVSVETERKSAQMVFCIDVRSERIRRQLESVSSHIETFGFAGFFGLPIEFVRLGDQSGDHQVPVLLKPQMKIYEDLHAAEPDLKSQLVKQRSLSSSMRKLWKNLRTSAVGCFPFVETTGLLYGLKLWQRSVGSTPQPSSADPQAAFSKSDDALEPSLNDLNQQGITLSELTDLTESMLKNLGLTKHFARLVVFCGHGSQTENNPLKAGLDCGACGGHSGEPNARIAAKILNQAAVRRALEHRGITIPSDTCFIAGLHNTTTDSIDYFECDQVPETHHQDLKTLIEISQLASENSRVERMPEINAPTMTDLMRRAADWSEVRPEWGLAGNAAFVIAPREYTREINLDARTFLHSYDHKNDPEGIVLENIMTAPMIVAHWINMQYYASTVDNPHFGSGNKTLHNVVGGFGILSGNGGDLMTGLPWQSLNTGANFQHKPLRLQVLIAAPRNVIDKIIAKHQDISNLFTGGWLHLISLDEQQQFQYSTDGNWNKIELTQPCDSRL; this is translated from the coding sequence ATGTCAGAAATGAAATCCGAATCATCCTACTTTCCTTTACCCAATCTCATCAACAGGACTTCCTCCAGACAACGATATCTGATCGAACAGATTTCCGAAGCTCTCAAGGTCGTTTCTCAGGTAGTTTCCCCTGTTTCGCCTTTGAAAGATTATGTGGCAATCAATCCCTATCACGGGATTTCCGAACGGTCTTTCTTAAACGCACGAAATTATTTACGAATCTTTTCAGACTGCGAAACCCTGATGCCCCTGAAATACTATGCTGAAGAATTCCGTTCGGGACACTTTGGGATTGAACAGATCCAGACTGCTGTCGAAGAATTAGAGAGCACCAAGATTCGCACGCATCAAATTCCCTCTGCAGAAAAAATCGTTGAACTGTTACAAAGCCTGGACGAACAAGACCATTCTCCTGACGAGTTGAAACAGAAATACGACAGGCCCGTTCGCACTCTGTCTGAGATGCTGGATCAAAACTCTCAGAGAAACTGGACGGAAATGATCCGTGATGAGATCTCTAAGTATTGTGCAATGCATTATGACCAGGGCGAGGCAGTCTGGGGCAGCCCCTGGAAAGAGCTGACCTTGTACCAGTCCTGGCGTTCAGCGGCTGTCTATGATCGAAATCTGGAATTCCAGGGACTCACCGGCTTGTGCAGATATATCTCCCAGCTTCCGCATACACCTGAAGCCGCGATGATCAGTTCATTGAAAAGTTTGAACGTTCCACCAGCGCTGTGGGAAACCTACTTACTGTGTCAGGCCTTTTCAATTCCCGGCTGGAGCGCCTGGGTCAAAAATCAGTCTGAAGAATCGGGAATCGAAGATCCATTGTGTAATGACCTGGCGGGTCTATTGGCGATGCGTCTCGCATACGATGCCGCACTCTCAAAGGCGCGGGCATTCGAAGTGAACTGGGGTAACTATGCCAAAAACCGTCCCGTTTCATTTAAACTCCCCTCCGATACACAAGACAACGAACTTTTACGATATACTCTGTTACGCGCTTCGGAAATCGCGTTCCGAGATCAGCTGCTGCAAGGACTCGCGGCTCAGACTGAGACTGCGATCAGAGACTCTGAATCCCCAACGCATCCCGTATCCGTCGAAACAGAGCGAAAATCAGCACAGATGGTTTTCTGCATCGATGTACGATCAGAGCGAATTCGACGGCAACTGGAATCGGTCTCTTCCCACATTGAAACATTCGGTTTTGCGGGATTCTTTGGCCTGCCGATCGAATTCGTGCGACTGGGGGACCAATCAGGAGACCACCAGGTCCCCGTCTTACTGAAACCGCAAATGAAAATCTACGAAGATCTCCATGCTGCAGAGCCTGATTTGAAGTCTCAACTTGTCAAGCAACGCAGCCTTTCCAGCTCAATGCGAAAACTCTGGAAAAACCTGCGGACTTCAGCCGTGGGCTGCTTCCCGTTTGTGGAAACGACCGGTTTACTCTATGGACTGAAACTCTGGCAGCGGTCCGTTGGTTCCACACCACAGCCTTCCAGCGCCGATCCTCAGGCAGCATTCAGTAAGAGTGATGATGCGCTTGAACCCAGCTTGAATGATTTGAATCAACAGGGAATCACATTATCAGAGCTGACTGATTTAACTGAATCGATGTTAAAAAATCTGGGTTTGACGAAACACTTTGCTCGATTGGTGGTCTTCTGCGGTCATGGCAGCCAAACAGAAAACAATCCTCTCAAAGCCGGACTGGACTGCGGCGCCTGTGGGGGGCACTCTGGCGAACCGAATGCGCGAATCGCAGCGAAAATCCTGAATCAGGCTGCGGTACGGCGTGCTCTTGAACACCGGGGAATCACAATCCCCTCTGACACCTGCTTTATCGCAGGCTTACACAACACTACGACAGACAGCATCGATTATTTCGAATGCGATCAAGTTCCAGAGACACACCACCAGGACTTGAAAACGCTCATCGAAATATCTCAGCTTGCTTCTGAGAATTCCCGAGTCGAGCGAATGCCCGAGATAAATGCGCCCACAATGACCGATCTGATGCGACGCGCCGCTGACTGGTCTGAAGTACGTCCCGAGTGGGGACTGGCAGGCAACGCCGCTTTTGTGATCGCCCCCCGAGAGTATACACGGGAGATCAACCTGGATGCGCGAACGTTCCTGCACAGCTATGATCACAAAAATGATCCGGAGGGGATCGTTCTGGAGAATATCATGACGGCTCCGATGATCGTTGCCCACTGGATCAATATGCAATATTACGCATCTACCGTCGACAATCCTCATTTCGGCAGCGGAAACAAGACGTTGCATAATGTTGTCGGAGGTTTCGGAATCCTATCCGGGAATGGCGGGGACCTGATGACGGGCCTCCCCTGGCAGTCGCTGAATACAGGTGCGAACTTTCAACACAAACCACTGCGTTTACAAGTCCTGATCGCCGCGCCGCGAAATGTCATCGACAAGATTATTGCGAAACATCAAGACATCTCGAATCTATTCACCGGCGGCTGGTTGCACCTGATTTCGCTGGATGAACAACAACAGTTTCAGTACTCCACTGATGGGAACTGGAACAAGATTGAACTGACACAACCATGTGACAGTCGCCTGTAA
- a CDS encoding DUF1501 domain-containing protein has protein sequence MNELEMNRRQALIASGLGTLSLGMPGVVMGSDKVDASGKAVRAEKSCIFILLCGGPSHLDTWDMKPEAPLDYRGPYMPIATKVPGMRINEMHTELAKLTDEFTLINSMSHPGAISNHFDAMHNLLSGQSNKRVQQGMANEQPYLGSFVAKMRPSKRNFVSNAWLIKCVGPPVFCAPNIGIGGYLGSAFAPVFVGSANNHPAMKNFKPPEIYAPYDEQRLEQRKSVLRHLESKRLDKDQTVKDWSDLREKTYEALTRAEGRRAFNMEEEPVKVREKYGMHPLGQNLLLARRMVESGVRFVTVNGWTGQAEYDKKGPPSSSWDMHGGNMGMGNAFGNGSYGMGFCLPRLDQALAALLSDLKDRGMLDNTLVVVTGEFGRTPNVLKQDPPGRQHWPRCFSSILAGAGIKGGNVYGKSNKYGQYPTHNPVRPEELAATIYHALDIPISNPQDPTGLLRTLTTGKPIMELFG, from the coding sequence ATGAACGAATTGGAAATGAACCGACGGCAGGCCCTCATTGCGAGCGGCCTGGGTACTCTCAGTCTCGGCATGCCTGGTGTGGTGATGGGCAGCGACAAGGTGGACGCTTCGGGGAAGGCGGTTCGGGCCGAGAAGTCGTGTATCTTCATTCTGCTGTGTGGCGGGCCGAGTCACCTGGATACCTGGGATATGAAACCGGAGGCACCGCTGGACTATCGTGGGCCTTACATGCCGATCGCCACCAAGGTGCCGGGTATGCGGATCAATGAGATGCATACCGAGTTGGCCAAGCTGACCGACGAGTTCACGCTCATCAATTCGATGTCGCATCCGGGCGCGATCAGCAATCACTTCGATGCGATGCACAATCTGCTCAGCGGCCAGTCAAACAAACGGGTACAGCAGGGTATGGCGAACGAGCAACCTTACCTCGGTTCCTTCGTCGCCAAAATGAGACCGAGTAAACGTAACTTCGTCTCGAATGCCTGGCTGATTAAATGCGTGGGACCGCCTGTGTTTTGTGCGCCCAATATTGGAATTGGCGGCTACCTGGGATCGGCATTTGCCCCCGTATTTGTCGGCTCGGCCAACAATCACCCCGCGATGAAAAACTTTAAGCCGCCCGAAATTTATGCCCCCTACGACGAACAGCGACTCGAACAACGCAAATCGGTACTACGTCACCTGGAATCCAAACGTCTGGACAAAGACCAGACAGTCAAAGACTGGTCTGACCTGCGCGAAAAGACCTATGAAGCGTTGACGCGCGCCGAAGGGCGCAGAGCGTTTAACATGGAGGAAGAGCCGGTCAAAGTCCGCGAAAAATATGGCATGCACCCCTTGGGGCAGAATCTGCTTTTAGCAAGGCGGATGGTGGAATCGGGCGTCCGGTTTGTGACGGTCAACGGTTGGACGGGACAGGCAGAGTACGATAAGAAAGGCCCTCCGAGCAGCAGTTGGGACATGCACGGCGGCAACATGGGGATGGGTAATGCCTTCGGTAACGGCTCTTACGGCATGGGATTCTGCCTGCCTCGTCTGGATCAGGCACTGGCCGCCCTGCTCTCCGACCTGAAGGATCGCGGCATGCTGGACAATACTCTGGTTGTGGTCACCGGCGAATTCGGCCGCACCCCCAACGTACTCAAGCAGGACCCGCCGGGTCGTCAGCACTGGCCGCGCTGTTTCTCATCCATTCTGGCGGGAGCCGGCATTAAAGGGGGGAACGTGTACGGTAAATCCAACAAGTACGGTCAATATCCCACGCACAACCCCGTCCGCCCCGAGGAACTGGCAGCGACAATCTACCACGCGCTGGATATCCCGATTAGTAATCCACAAGACCCCACGGGCCTCTTACGCACCTTAACCACGGGCAAGCCAATCATGGAGTTGTTTGGGTAA
- a CDS encoding proton-conducting transporter transmembrane domain-containing protein yields the protein MKLPLVTGFQCLLATLFVLLYSSQVFFDARLVNLPETVKLANLNLVMFDGASCLMYSLVSFVGWIISRFSIRYLDGEPEQGNYFRWTGFTVGAVSLMVISGNLLLFILAWAISSLGLHQLLLFYRNRPAAQRAAWTKFTVSRIGDIALIGATILIYQEFQTLNFSEIFAAIKYQSGFDSPRIMWAVSLLVLGAISKSAQFPFHTWLPQTLDTPTPVSALMHAGIVNAGGFLMIRTSPLLFLNPTAMAGLAVVGTVTTCFAATVMLTQTSIKKNLAYSTIAQMGFMMLQCGLGAFSAAMLHILAHSLYKAHAFLNSGSVLDQTKASGWNQANQHQEKVSSSKLLITGACIVLVYCASLALFGINPLTKPGGILLGFILCLALLGWMRQALQSNNRSLLLRTAGISLVLCLAYSLSFVAIDKIVGLNQSTSNTSDLAWAAATLIVLGFISLALLHRKVSQPHQPAWINRLYIHALNGFYLEALLRQRFGNLNRE from the coding sequence TTGAAACTACCTCTAGTCACAGGCTTTCAATGCCTGCTCGCGACTCTCTTTGTTCTGCTCTACTCCTCACAGGTATTTTTTGACGCTCGTCTGGTTAATCTACCCGAAACCGTCAAACTCGCCAATCTCAACCTCGTGATGTTTGACGGTGCCTCTTGCTTGATGTACTCACTGGTCAGCTTTGTTGGCTGGATCATCAGCCGTTTTTCGATCCGATACCTGGATGGTGAACCCGAACAAGGCAACTATTTCCGCTGGACCGGTTTTACGGTGGGAGCAGTCTCCCTGATGGTGATTTCGGGAAATTTGCTGCTGTTCATCCTTGCCTGGGCGATCTCCAGTTTAGGGCTTCATCAACTGCTTCTATTTTACAGAAATCGACCCGCGGCTCAACGGGCTGCATGGACGAAATTCACTGTGAGTCGGATTGGTGATATTGCCTTGATCGGTGCTACGATCCTGATTTACCAGGAATTTCAGACTCTCAATTTTTCCGAGATCTTCGCAGCCATCAAGTACCAGTCCGGATTCGATTCTCCCCGGATCATGTGGGCGGTCTCGCTACTGGTACTCGGCGCCATCTCCAAATCCGCTCAATTCCCCTTCCATACCTGGTTGCCACAAACACTGGATACACCAACTCCCGTCTCGGCTTTGATGCATGCGGGAATCGTGAATGCGGGAGGCTTTCTCATGATCCGTACCAGCCCCCTGCTTTTCTTAAATCCCACCGCCATGGCTGGTCTGGCTGTGGTGGGAACAGTCACAACCTGTTTTGCCGCCACCGTGATGCTGACGCAAACCAGCATCAAGAAGAATCTGGCCTATTCCACCATTGCACAGATGGGCTTCATGATGCTGCAATGTGGCCTGGGTGCTTTTTCCGCTGCCATGCTGCATATTCTGGCTCATTCGCTCTACAAAGCGCATGCGTTTCTGAATAGTGGTAGCGTGCTCGATCAAACCAAGGCGTCAGGTTGGAATCAGGCAAACCAACACCAGGAGAAGGTCTCCTCAAGCAAACTCTTGATAACCGGTGCCTGTATTGTCCTGGTTTACTGCGCGAGCCTGGCGCTCTTCGGTATCAACCCGCTCACAAAACCAGGTGGCATTCTACTTGGGTTTATTTTATGCCTCGCCCTGCTGGGTTGGATGAGACAGGCTTTACAATCGAACAATCGTTCCCTGCTGCTTCGAACCGCTGGCATCTCCCTGGTACTCTGCCTGGCCTACAGTCTCAGTTTCGTCGCGATCGACAAAATTGTGGGACTGAACCAGAGCACTTCTAATACTTCTGATCTAGCCTGGGCCGCGGCTACCCTGATTGTGCTTGGATTCATCAGCCTGGCTCTGCTACATCGAAAGGTCTCACAACCTCATCAACCCGCATGGATCAACAGACTCTATATCCATGCCCTCAACGGGTTCTATCTTGAGGCGTTGCTCAGGCAACGTTTCGGAAATCTGAACCGTGAATAA